Proteins from one Athalia rosae chromosome 8, iyAthRosa1.1, whole genome shotgun sequence genomic window:
- the LOC105693072 gene encoding three-prime repair exonuclease 1 isoform X4, producing the protein MHEISSENEPVNSSEIRTFIFFDLETTGLIQGSNMPRITEMSLVATSRNSLLSEDGKLPRVMHKLLIPLEPSQEIPPIVSRITGLNNDLLKHEMQFDQQIYELMNSFIGRLCPPVCFVAHNGNGFDYPILMSELSRVGKTFSRDILCIDSIGAFRNYFDPSRDGENVPLKTGEEQDTADAKYEEEGALLCAGELQRRNESTPTRNIRDPMNVVPHKISRAMSGIGVKKRLPFSYDRPMNFKLPTLYKYLTGDPPQVSHSAEADSLSLLTCAMKVSGTFVKWADLNASPISTFAGKR; encoded by the exons ATGCATGAAATCTCATCAGAAAATGAGCCAGTCAATAGCTCTGAGATCCGGacgtttatatttttcgatttggAAACAACGGGTTTGATTCAGGGCTCGAACATGCCCAGAATAACCGAAATGTCGTTAGTTGCAACATCAAGGAATTCGCTGCTCAGTGAGGATGGGAAGTTACCACGAGTTATGCATAAGCTTCTGATACCATTGGAACCATCGCAGGAGATTCCTCCGATCGTATCTCGAATAACTG gtttaaacaatgatttattgaaGCATGAAATGCAGTTTGATCAACAAATCTATGAGCTCATGAACTCTTTCATCGGTAGATTGTGTCCCCCTGTATGTTTTGTAGCTCATAATGGAAATGGATTTGATTATCCGATTCTTATGTCTGAGCTGAGTCGCGTAGGAAAG ACTTTTTCTCGGGATATCCTATGCATAGATTCGATAGGCGCTTTCAGGAATTACTTTGACCCTTCTCGTGATGGTGAGAACGTCCCTTTGAAAACTGGTGAG GAACAGGACACGGCCGATGCGAAATATGAAGAAGAAGGTGCGTTGCTATGTGCTGGAGAACTGCAAAGACGAAACGAATCTACACCAACTCGTAACATTAGAGATCCGATGAATGTTGTTCCACATAAGATATCCAGAGCTATGAGTGGAATAGGCGTGAAGAAGCGATTACCGTTCAGTTACGACCGACCGATGAATTTTAAACTACCAACTCTTTACAAATATTTGACGGGAGACCCTCCACAAGTTTCTCATTCAGCAGAGGCTGATAGTTTGTCTTTATTGACCTGTGCAATGAAAGTTTCCGGAACATTTGTAAAGTGGGCCGATCTTAATGCGAGTCCTATATCAACGTTTGCTGGGAAACGATAA
- the LOC105693072 gene encoding three-prime repair exonuclease 1 isoform X2 produces MHEISSENEPVNSSEIRTFIFFDLETTGLIQGSNMPRITEMSLVATSRNSLLSEDGKLPRVMHKLLIPLEPSQEIPPIVSRITGLNNDLLKHEMQFDQQIYELMNSFIGRLCPPVCFVAHNGNGFDYPILMSELSRVGKTFSRDILCIDSIGAFRNYFDPSRDGENVPLKTGEVNTHFFDDGLDDALAAIVDDFRDVSSSSNEQDTADAKYEEEGALLCAGELQRRNESTPTRNIRDPMNVVPHKISRAMSGIGVKKRLPFSYDRPMNFKLPTLYKYLTGDPPQVSHSAEADSLSLLTCAMKVSGTFVKWADLNASPISTFAGKR; encoded by the exons ATGCATGAAATCTCATCAGAAAATGAGCCAGTCAATAGCTCTGAGATCCGGacgtttatatttttcgatttggAAACAACGGGTTTGATTCAGGGCTCGAACATGCCCAGAATAACCGAAATGTCGTTAGTTGCAACATCAAGGAATTCGCTGCTCAGTGAGGATGGGAAGTTACCACGAGTTATGCATAAGCTTCTGATACCATTGGAACCATCGCAGGAGATTCCTCCGATCGTATCTCGAATAACTG gtttaaacaatgatttattgaaGCATGAAATGCAGTTTGATCAACAAATCTATGAGCTCATGAACTCTTTCATCGGTAGATTGTGTCCCCCTGTATGTTTTGTAGCTCATAATGGAAATGGATTTGATTATCCGATTCTTATGTCTGAGCTGAGTCGCGTAGGAAAG ACTTTTTCTCGGGATATCCTATGCATAGATTCGATAGGCGCTTTCAGGAATTACTTTGACCCTTCTCGTGATGGTGAGAACGTCCCTTTGAAAACTGGTGAGGTAAATACGCATTTTTTCGACGATGGATTAGATGATGCACTTGCTGCAATTGTCGATGATTTTCGAGACGTCTCTTCATCATCAAAT GAACAGGACACGGCCGATGCGAAATATGAAGAAGAAGGTGCGTTGCTATGTGCTGGAGAACTGCAAAGACGAAACGAATCTACACCAACTCGTAACATTAGAGATCCGATGAATGTTGTTCCACATAAGATATCCAGAGCTATGAGTGGAATAGGCGTGAAGAAGCGATTACCGTTCAGTTACGACCGACCGATGAATTTTAAACTACCAACTCTTTACAAATATTTGACGGGAGACCCTCCACAAGTTTCTCATTCAGCAGAGGCTGATAGTTTGTCTTTATTGACCTGTGCAATGAAAGTTTCCGGAACATTTGTAAAGTGGGCCGATCTTAATGCGAGTCCTATATCAACGTTTGCTGGGAAACGATAA
- the LOC105693072 gene encoding three-prime repair exonuclease 1 isoform X1, which produces MHEISSENEPVNSSEIRTFIFFDLETTGLIQGSNMPRITEMSLVATSRNSLLSEDGKLPRVMHKLLIPLEPSQEIPPIVSRITGLNNDLLKHEMQFDQQIYELMNSFIGRLCPPVCFVAHNGNGFDYPILMSELSRVGKVMNRREITFNNLLPLIFLNRVSSQTFSRDILCIDSIGAFRNYFDPSRDGENVPLKTGEVNTHFFDDGLDDALAAIVDDFRDVSSSSNEQDTADAKYEEEGALLCAGELQRRNESTPTRNIRDPMNVVPHKISRAMSGIGVKKRLPFSYDRPMNFKLPTLYKYLTGDPPQVSHSAEADSLSLLTCAMKVSGTFVKWADLNASPISTFAGKR; this is translated from the exons ATGCATGAAATCTCATCAGAAAATGAGCCAGTCAATAGCTCTGAGATCCGGacgtttatatttttcgatttggAAACAACGGGTTTGATTCAGGGCTCGAACATGCCCAGAATAACCGAAATGTCGTTAGTTGCAACATCAAGGAATTCGCTGCTCAGTGAGGATGGGAAGTTACCACGAGTTATGCATAAGCTTCTGATACCATTGGAACCATCGCAGGAGATTCCTCCGATCGTATCTCGAATAACTG gtttaaacaatgatttattgaaGCATGAAATGCAGTTTGATCAACAAATCTATGAGCTCATGAACTCTTTCATCGGTAGATTGTGTCCCCCTGTATGTTTTGTAGCTCATAATGGAAATGGATTTGATTATCCGATTCTTATGTCTGAGCTGAGTCGCGTAGGAAAGGTAATGAATCGGAGAGAGATAACATTCAATAACCTTCTACCACTTATATTCTTGAACCGTGTTTCCTCACAGACTTTTTCTCGGGATATCCTATGCATAGATTCGATAGGCGCTTTCAGGAATTACTTTGACCCTTCTCGTGATGGTGAGAACGTCCCTTTGAAAACTGGTGAGGTAAATACGCATTTTTTCGACGATGGATTAGATGATGCACTTGCTGCAATTGTCGATGATTTTCGAGACGTCTCTTCATCATCAAAT GAACAGGACACGGCCGATGCGAAATATGAAGAAGAAGGTGCGTTGCTATGTGCTGGAGAACTGCAAAGACGAAACGAATCTACACCAACTCGTAACATTAGAGATCCGATGAATGTTGTTCCACATAAGATATCCAGAGCTATGAGTGGAATAGGCGTGAAGAAGCGATTACCGTTCAGTTACGACCGACCGATGAATTTTAAACTACCAACTCTTTACAAATATTTGACGGGAGACCCTCCACAAGTTTCTCATTCAGCAGAGGCTGATAGTTTGTCTTTATTGACCTGTGCAATGAAAGTTTCCGGAACATTTGTAAAGTGGGCCGATCTTAATGCGAGTCCTATATCAACGTTTGCTGGGAAACGATAA
- the LOC105693072 gene encoding uncharacterized protein LOC105693072 isoform X3, translating into MHEISSENEPVNSSEIRTFIFFDLETTGLIQGSNMPRITEMSLVATSRNSLLSEDGKLPRVMHKLLIPLEPSQEIPPIVSRITGLNNDLLKHEMQFDQQIYELMNSFIGRLCPPVCFVAHNGNGFDYPILMSELSRVGKVMNRREITFNNLLPLIFLNRVSSQTFSRDILCIDSIGAFRNYFDPSRDGENVPLKTGEEQDTADAKYEEEGALLCAGELQRRNESTPTRNIRDPMNVVPHKISRAMSGIGVKKRLPFSYDRPMNFKLPTLYKYLTGDPPQVSHSAEADSLSLLTCAMKVSGTFVKWADLNASPISTFAGKR; encoded by the exons ATGCATGAAATCTCATCAGAAAATGAGCCAGTCAATAGCTCTGAGATCCGGacgtttatatttttcgatttggAAACAACGGGTTTGATTCAGGGCTCGAACATGCCCAGAATAACCGAAATGTCGTTAGTTGCAACATCAAGGAATTCGCTGCTCAGTGAGGATGGGAAGTTACCACGAGTTATGCATAAGCTTCTGATACCATTGGAACCATCGCAGGAGATTCCTCCGATCGTATCTCGAATAACTG gtttaaacaatgatttattgaaGCATGAAATGCAGTTTGATCAACAAATCTATGAGCTCATGAACTCTTTCATCGGTAGATTGTGTCCCCCTGTATGTTTTGTAGCTCATAATGGAAATGGATTTGATTATCCGATTCTTATGTCTGAGCTGAGTCGCGTAGGAAAGGTAATGAATCGGAGAGAGATAACATTCAATAACCTTCTACCACTTATATTCTTGAACCGTGTTTCCTCACAGACTTTTTCTCGGGATATCCTATGCATAGATTCGATAGGCGCTTTCAGGAATTACTTTGACCCTTCTCGTGATGGTGAGAACGTCCCTTTGAAAACTGGTGAG GAACAGGACACGGCCGATGCGAAATATGAAGAAGAAGGTGCGTTGCTATGTGCTGGAGAACTGCAAAGACGAAACGAATCTACACCAACTCGTAACATTAGAGATCCGATGAATGTTGTTCCACATAAGATATCCAGAGCTATGAGTGGAATAGGCGTGAAGAAGCGATTACCGTTCAGTTACGACCGACCGATGAATTTTAAACTACCAACTCTTTACAAATATTTGACGGGAGACCCTCCACAAGTTTCTCATTCAGCAGAGGCTGATAGTTTGTCTTTATTGACCTGTGCAATGAAAGTTTCCGGAACATTTGTAAAGTGGGCCGATCTTAATGCGAGTCCTATATCAACGTTTGCTGGGAAACGATAA
- the LOC105693073 gene encoding uncharacterized protein LOC105693073 has protein sequence MYEMCHPVFYEMSKLGCTDDSKYTLAFQTYMELCEVKRLWDVNYKYNKALDLIYLEARDSKSSPLNKYIPWPAMNAMSLDRIEIMQKELETDRLIFVFKDGDSTSVYYTVTAGLVKPLSPEQSKEFKRHQGKKAELESEIRKNASNLYELAMSVKSEADPTNEAPAKD, from the exons atgTATGAGATGTGTCACCCCGTG ttTTATGAGATGAGTAAATTGGGATGCACTGATGATTCGAAGTACACTCTGGCGTTTCAAACATACATGGAACTTTGTGAGG TGAAACGACTGTGGGATGTGAATTACAAGTATAACAAGGCCTTAGATTTGATCTACCTCGAAGCTCGCGACAGCAAATCTTCTCCACTGAATAAATACATCCCTTGGCCAGCCATGAACGCAATGTCATTGGATCGAATTGAGATAATGCAAAAAGAACTGGAAACTGACAG ATTAATATTCGTCTTCAAAGATGGAGATAGCACAAGTGTTTACTATACTGTCACTGCAGGACTAGTGAAGCCATTATCTCCTGAGCAGAGCAAAGAGTTCAAACGACATCAGGGGAAAAAAGCAGAATTGGAAtcagaaataagaaaaaatgctTCCAACCTTTATGAACTAGCGATGTCCGTGAAGAGTGAGGCCGATCCGACGAATGAAGCGCCAGCTAAAGATTGA